atcatgtaacaatgaataacaaaattagatttgttgcgaacgtacctgacgccagatccagatagttcccatagtgggcctctcgtcctcctcgtcaccgtacatggccccgtggtaaggctcgtggctgaccatgggccgaccaacggctagtctctcgtacgaccaaagctgtagcagtagtgggcaccctgctagtgtcgaacaatcatttttggctcataatttagatGGGAAAATTGGTCCTGTACCATTGAAAGATCATCACATCCGTAAAATACCACTGAAAGATGACCGCTTTATAAAATACCACTGAAAGGTGCAACCGTTACCGGAAATTAGCATTCCGTTAGAATTTCTCACGGAAAACATTGCCATGGCTCGTTTCAGCAGAAAATACGAAGATGAAATGACGCTTCTGCCCTTGCCTCATGACCAACGCAAAAAAACAAGCCCGAGCTGGCAAGCCTCCACCGACGCCTCCCGTTCCTCCTGGTGCTCGAGACACAGCGCTGCTCATCCAGCCCTCTGCCAGCGCCGCTCCTCCGGCCCTCTGTCAACGACGCTCCTCCGGCCCCttgctagcgccgccgcccctcccaccGGCGGGAGCACCTGGACCGAAGGCATCCTTGGCCGCCGCCCGTCCCCGACCCAGGCGGCATCCAGGCGGGCATCCCTTGGCCGGCCCTAGGCGCAGGGCGGCGGGGTGCGATGGCCGGCCCCtaggcgcaggccgccgcccatCCACGACCCAGGGCCTCCGGCGCGTACCCCTTGGCCGGCCCCCAGGCGCAGGCCGCCGGGTGCCTTGGCCGGCCCCCAGGCGCAGGCCGCCGGGTGCCTTGGGCGCCGCCCGTCCCCGACCCGCGAGCCTCCTCCGTCCGTGCTGGCATCCATCCAGGCTTCCACAGATGGATCCATTCCAGATTCCCCCAGAGTAAGATTCTTAACCCTAGCTCGTCCTGTATCTGTTACTGCATGTAAATGTATTGTGAAATTAGTTGAAAGAGATGCACTTTTGGACAAATGTGGTATGCGATTGGGAGTAGTCAGTAATGATTGTACCAGATTTGCAACAAAAAAGTCAGATGTGTTAGAAGTATTGTTAATTTATGCACTGCTACTATTTCAGGATCGATGAGAACAATGCTTGCAGACTAGTGATTGATGTCACCTCCTTCTCAACTATTGAGGATGGTCGTGTTGTGTATCGAAAGGGCAAAAATTTGGACTGGTGGGTAGATTCAGAGGAGTACTCCATCATTGACATGGAGAAAGATGTTTCCAAACACTTTGGTTGGGCTAGCTACCAAGAGGCAAATTTTTGGTTTCCAAATCAGAATGGTGATATAACACGACTTGCTACTGATCAAGAGCTTATAACCTTGTTGCGGGCTTCAAAAATTCTGAAGTTCATCATGACTGTTGATAGATGTGAGCATGTTGATGTTCCTGTGAATGGGACTCAAATGGCGGATAATGAATTGCAAGTCATGGGGAATGAGCTGCAAGTACATGTTAGCAATGAGAGGGATTTGCTACATGTCCCATCTAGAGTTTTAGCTGCAGAATATGAGGGTCAAGAATGGGCACATGAGCCAGAACTTGGGGTTACAGCAGCTGGCCCTCCTAGagtagaggaggaggaggagcactaTATGGAGCCTGGTTTTGACCCCGAGGGAGATGATCCAATTGGAGCAGATGAAGAGTGGAGATATTTTAAGcagcaacaaaaagaaaagaggacaGTGGAGAATAACCGAGTGCAGAAGGAATATCAAGGTAAAGATCCAGATGCTGTACCAAGTGATGAAGCCACTATGGTTGGAGAGGCATATGTTGCACATACTACATATGACAGAGATAACCCTGAAATTAAGGCAGGATCCACATTTGTTGACAAAGATGCATTCAAATTGGTTATCAAGCAATATGCAATTACAAGAGAGTTTCAGACATTTGTGGAACATAGTGACAAAGTAAGGTACAGGGCAAGATGTGCAGATCCAACTTGTGAATGGAAAGTTCATGCAAAGAAACTTCGTGGCTGCCCTACTTTCATGGTATATTATGTGATATGTGATCTGTCCATATTTATTTCAGAACAAATTAGATACTAAAGGTTGGATAGCGGACAGGGCAAAACCTCTACTCCAGTCCAACCCAGGCATGACTGCAAAAAAGATGAAGGGTCATGTTGAACACCAATTTCCACTCAAATTATCATATAACAAGGTGTGGGAAGGAAGACAACGTGCACTAGAAGGACTACATGGCACTTGGGAAGATGGCTTCAAGATGTTGTGGAGTTTCAAAGCAGAGTTAGAGGCTACTTGTCCTGGAAGCATAGTAGAGATTGAttgcaagaagaagaaagatgggcgAGTCTATTTCTCTAGGATGTTTGTGGCCATAAAGGCATGTGTGGATGGATTTCTTGTTGGCTGTAGGCCATACCTTGGAGTGGACTCCACTCACCTCACGGGCAAATACAATGGACAGCTAGCTGCAGCAACAGCAATTGATGGCCATAATTGGATGTATCCAGTAGCATATGGAATTTTTTACAAGGAGACAAAAGCTGATTGGGGTTGGTTCTTGACACAATTGAAGAGAGCAATTGGAATTCCACAAGGATTGACAATTCACACCGATGCTTGCAAAGGTTTAGAGACATCAGTCCATAAAGTCTTTGGAGAAGCAGTTGAGCACAGGGAGTGTTTTAGACACTTAATGCAGAATTTTAGGAAACATTTTGAAGGAGATGTATTGAAGTACATGTGGCCTTGTGCTTGGGCATGTACCATTCAGAGGCATCAGTGGCTTTGGGATAGAATTACTGAAAACTGTCCGGAAGCAATTCCTTATTTGCAATCAGAACACAAACAGATTTGGTCCAGAGCTAAGTTTTCAGGGGAGTGCAAGGTTGACTATGTGAATAACAATATATCAGGGTGCTTCAACAACTGGATTAAGGAGTGCAAAGGTCTGCATGTAGATGTGCTTATGGACACAATTAGAGACATGATAATGGAAAAGATAGCAATGAGGCAGGTCATAGCTCAGA
The Panicum virgatum strain AP13 chromosome 6N, P.virgatum_v5, whole genome shotgun sequence genome window above contains:
- the LOC120677708 gene encoding uncharacterized protein LOC120677708, whose amino-acid sequence is MLWSFKAELEATCPGSIVEIDCKKKKDGRVYFSRMFVAIKACVDGFLVGCRPYLGVDSTHLTGKYNGQLAAATAIDGHNWMYPVAYGIFYKETKADWGWFLTQLKRAIGIPQGLTIHTDACKGLETSVHKVFGEAVEHRECFRHLMQNFRKHFEGDVLKYMWPCAWACTIQRHQWLWDRITENCPEAIPYLQSEHKQIWSRAKFSGECKVDYVNNNISGCFNNWIKECKGLHVDVLMDTIRDMIMEKIAMRQVIAQRLEGPILPSVINELKMKSRNLKYTIKGSGGLKAEVSGLTKDNYPWRHAVDLEVKTCSCGQWQISGKPCTHAICLIGSLRQLKLEDYVHDYYSLERFKATYQFVVNPMVDKSQWHVVDPGFEMLPPKLERAAGRPRVKRIKARGEPGKRRQYQCKRCLQFGHIEKGCFEPPTELGVELPPSFAAKSKKRKGEAGTSKQPATKKSKKGGAKKVEPRRVQQQAHLLSPLLNLMLNYHLHFLPNLSQLKLPSILLL